Proteins found in one Haloferax litoreum genomic segment:
- a CDS encoding TATA-box-binding protein → MSGPADSIEIQNVVASTGIGQELDLEALADDLPGADFNPDNFPGLVYRTQEPKAAALIFRSGKIVCTGAKSIDDVHEALGIIFDKLRELSIPVDDEPEITVQNIVSSADLGHNLNLNALAIGLGLEDVEYEPEQFPGLVYRMDEPKVVILLFGSGKIVITGGKRTDDAETAVEEIVERIDALGLLG, encoded by the coding sequence ATGAGTGGGCCGGCAGACTCCATCGAGATTCAGAACGTAGTCGCATCGACCGGGATCGGTCAAGAGCTCGACCTCGAAGCACTTGCCGACGACCTTCCCGGTGCTGATTTCAACCCAGACAACTTCCCTGGCCTCGTCTATCGGACACAAGAGCCGAAAGCCGCGGCACTCATCTTCCGGTCTGGGAAAATCGTGTGTACCGGTGCAAAGAGCATCGACGACGTACACGAAGCACTCGGAATCATCTTCGACAAGCTCCGAGAACTGAGCATCCCTGTCGACGACGAACCCGAAATCACCGTTCAGAACATCGTCTCCAGTGCAGACCTGGGTCACAACCTGAACCTGAACGCCCTCGCTATCGGTCTTGGTCTCGAGGACGTTGAGTACGAACCCGAACAGTTCCCCGGCCTCGTCTACCGGATGGACGAACCGAAGGTCGTCATCCTCCTGTTCGGTTCCGGGAAAATCGTCATCACCGGTGGCAAGCGGACTGACGACGCAGAGACGGCCGTCGAGGAAATCGTCGAGCGTATCGACGCACTCGGT